One window of the Longimicrobiales bacterium genome contains the following:
- a CDS encoding response regulator transcription factor produces MAAPDTIRILLCDDHLVLRAGLKALLDNEEDFVVVGEASTGEEAIERCELLKPDVVVMDLSMPGMGGLEATRQIARDGRSRVLVLTMHAEDEYLLAVLEAGGSGYVRKTSADEDLISAIRTVARDEVFLYPNAAKLLLQGFRVKKEEQANDPLKKLTDRERDVMAMTAEGFSSSEIGEKLFISPKTVDTYRSRIMEKLGLTHRSELVRFALNAGLLKPEKE; encoded by the coding sequence GTGGCGGCACCTGACACCATCCGGATCCTCCTCTGCGACGACCACCTCGTCCTGCGCGCCGGCCTCAAGGCGCTGCTCGACAACGAGGAGGATTTCGTCGTGGTAGGCGAGGCGTCGACCGGTGAGGAAGCGATCGAGCGTTGCGAGCTGCTCAAGCCCGACGTCGTCGTCATGGACCTCTCCATGCCGGGCATGGGCGGCCTCGAGGCGACGCGCCAGATCGCCAGGGACGGGCGCTCCCGGGTGCTCGTGCTCACCATGCACGCCGAGGACGAGTACCTCCTCGCCGTGCTGGAGGCCGGCGGCAGCGGCTACGTCCGCAAGACGTCCGCCGATGAAGACCTGATCAGCGCGATCCGCACCGTCGCACGCGACGAGGTGTTCCTCTACCCGAATGCAGCCAAGCTGCTGCTGCAGGGCTTCCGCGTGAAGAAGGAGGAGCAGGCCAATGACCCGCTGAAGAAGCTGACCGACCGCGAGCGCGACGTCATGGCCATGACCGCCGAGGGCTTCTCCTCCAGCGAGATCGGCGAGAAGCTCTTCATCTCGCCCAAGACGGTCGACACCTACCGCTCGCGCATCATGGAAAAGCTCGGCCTGACCCACAGGTCCGAGCTGGTGCGCTTCGCGCTCAATGCGGGGCTGCTCAAGCCGGAGAAGGAGTAG